From Gimesia panareensis, the proteins below share one genomic window:
- a CDS encoding sugar phosphate isomerase/epimerase family protein — protein sequence MHSISRRQFLSTAGATCLTLPCLSPLFAGKTAPPTLTLGFSLYGMPHMKTEQALQTVADIGYDSTELCLMDAWDATPLKLNKQRRTEIAKKLDDTGLKLTSLMEHCDLTGSPASQKPVLERLKRAAQLGHDLKPDQPPLIETTAGSGKWEDRKEEMRDNLKGWAEVAESTQTVIAVKPHRGGVVDRPEQGVWLVEQINSPWIRLNYDYSHFTHRDIALEDSLKTMLPYTSFIQIKDTVLKDNKARFVLPGESGDIDYVRLLKIAVAGGYRGDICCEVSGMVFKQPGYDPVAAAKTCYQNIAPAFQKAGIKRG from the coding sequence ATGCACTCGATTTCCCGACGCCAGTTTCTCAGCACAGCCGGCGCCACCTGCCTGACACTCCCCTGCCTGTCGCCACTCTTTGCCGGTAAAACAGCACCGCCGACGCTCACCCTCGGCTTCAGCCTCTACGGCATGCCGCACATGAAAACCGAACAGGCCCTGCAGACCGTCGCAGACATCGGCTACGACTCCACCGAACTCTGCCTGATGGACGCCTGGGATGCCACACCGCTCAAACTCAACAAACAGAGACGTACGGAAATCGCAAAGAAACTCGACGACACCGGCCTCAAACTCACCTCGCTGATGGAACACTGCGACCTCACCGGCTCCCCCGCCAGCCAGAAACCGGTCCTCGAACGACTCAAACGGGCGGCGCAACTGGGGCACGACCTCAAACCCGATCAGCCCCCGCTCATCGAAACCACCGCGGGCAGCGGCAAGTGGGAAGACCGCAAAGAGGAAATGCGCGACAACCTCAAAGGCTGGGCTGAAGTCGCCGAGAGCACACAAACGGTCATCGCCGTCAAGCCGCACCGGGGTGGAGTCGTCGATCGCCCCGAACAGGGCGTCTGGCTCGTCGAACAGATCAACAGCCCCTGGATCCGCCTCAACTACGACTACAGCCATTTCACACACCGCGACATCGCGCTGGAAGATTCGCTGAAAACCATGCTCCCCTACACCAGCTTCATCCAGATCAAAGACACCGTCCTCAAAGACAACAAAGCCCGCTTCGTCCTCCCCGGCGAAAGCGGTGACATCGATTATGTTCGCCTGCTCAAAATCGCCGTCGCGGGAGGCTATCGTGGAGACATCTGCTGCGAAGTCAGCGGCATGGTCTTCAAACAGCCCGGCTACGATCCCGTTGCCGCCGCGAAGACCTGCTACCAGAATATCGCCCCCGCCTTCCAGAAAGCCGGCATCAAACGCGGCTGA
- a CDS encoding DUF1501 domain-containing protein — protein MSDSQLISRRQLLQAGLGTSAGLCLPRVLPANLAAPHHRPRAKHVIMLYMSGGYSHVDTFDPKPELTRRHDQSIGDENKAAVSGQPKIERYLKAPLWKFRPNRECGTEVSDLFPEIRKQMHEVALIRSMNCDHRDHGEATLQLHTGSTTAAMPGMGAWLSFGLQSFNPNLPSHVVISEHRPYNGPQLWDANFLPAVNTGVRVMPGNDPIPYLKSPTSHSRQQLELSLLQKLNQRHLDRRDHDPELTGRMSTFKAASGLQRQAPEALDLTKESKATLNLYGAEQGDQASYAAQCIMARRLIERGVRFVEIIDAVGACRDNWDAAHRDMASHEKYARRVDQPIAALITDLKQRGLFEETLLVFCTEFGRSPWAQDGKGTKSRTHHPNAFSCWLAGGNVRGGVIHGESDDIGNYVVKDLVHIHDFHATILHIMGLDHEQLTYRHAGRDFRLTDVHGHVVKQILNS, from the coding sequence ATGTCCGATTCCCAATTGATTTCACGACGACAGCTTCTGCAAGCCGGCCTGGGCACCTCCGCTGGTCTCTGTCTACCCCGGGTATTGCCTGCGAATCTCGCTGCTCCGCATCACCGGCCCCGCGCGAAGCACGTGATCATGCTCTACATGTCCGGGGGGTATTCGCACGTCGACACCTTCGATCCCAAACCCGAACTCACCAGGCGGCACGACCAGTCGATCGGCGATGAAAACAAAGCCGCTGTCTCCGGTCAGCCGAAAATCGAACGCTATCTCAAAGCCCCGCTCTGGAAATTCCGTCCCAACCGGGAGTGCGGCACCGAAGTCAGCGACCTCTTCCCCGAGATCCGCAAACAGATGCACGAAGTCGCCCTGATCCGTTCCATGAACTGCGATCACCGCGACCACGGCGAAGCCACCCTGCAACTGCATACCGGCAGCACCACCGCAGCCATGCCAGGCATGGGAGCCTGGCTCAGTTTTGGCCTGCAATCCTTCAACCCGAACCTCCCTTCGCACGTCGTCATCTCCGAACATCGCCCCTACAACGGCCCCCAGCTGTGGGATGCCAACTTCCTCCCCGCAGTCAATACCGGCGTCCGCGTTATGCCCGGCAACGACCCGATCCCCTATCTCAAATCTCCCACGTCGCATTCCCGCCAGCAGCTCGAACTCTCCCTGCTGCAGAAACTGAATCAGCGGCACCTGGATCGTCGCGACCACGATCCCGAACTCACCGGTCGCATGAGTACCTTCAAAGCCGCTTCCGGACTCCAGCGCCAGGCCCCCGAAGCACTCGACCTCACAAAAGAATCCAAGGCAACACTCAACCTCTATGGAGCCGAACAGGGAGACCAGGCCAGCTACGCGGCCCAGTGCATCATGGCCCGCCGTCTGATCGAACGGGGCGTCCGCTTTGTCGAAATCATCGACGCCGTCGGTGCCTGCCGGGACAACTGGGATGCCGCGCACCGCGACATGGCCTCGCATGAAAAATACGCCCGCCGCGTCGACCAGCCCATCGCCGCCCTGATCACCGACCTCAAACAGCGGGGCCTGTTCGAAGAAACCCTGCTCGTCTTCTGTACCGAATTCGGCCGCTCCCCCTGGGCCCAGGACGGCAAGGGAACCAAATCCCGCACGCATCACCCCAACGCATTCTCCTGCTGGCTGGCCGGCGGAAATGTACGCGGCGGCGTGATTCACGGCGAATCCGACGACATCGGCAACTACGTCGTCAAAGACCTGGTCCACATCCACGACTTCCACGCCACCATCCTGCACATCATGGGACTCGACCACGAACAACTCACTTACCGTCATGCAGGGCGGGACTTCCGCCTCACCGACGTGCACGGACACGTGGTCAAACAGATTCTGAATTCCTGA
- a CDS encoding sialidase family protein, with the protein MLHLRIIIPLLASFLLSLASAQAEEWNHPQTSKLPHQHLGPFIRLTDGNILAPDAKQSLLSADEGQTWQATPLYAQPEKFHTSNERALIQTRKGTILLVCMNLAERKFNWNDKLGGPQSDCYLPVYVIRSTDNGKTWLTPQILQGHGWCGAVRSMIQTKSGRIIVVVSQSIANPGRHVSHTYYSDDEGETWKHSNMIDLGGSGDHDGAMEGTIVELKDGRIYQLIRTKFGRFWEAFSEDEGASWRTIRPSKIPASSSPAILKRLDSGRIVMLWNRFRDPEKRKGRREELSLAFSDDDCQSWSKPTVIARDLTPPGQKRENRVSYPYVFEAHPGELWITTMQGPVRLKLKEADFLSP; encoded by the coding sequence ATGCTACACCTGCGAATCATCATCCCTCTCCTTGCCTCATTCCTGCTCTCCCTGGCATCAGCGCAGGCGGAAGAATGGAATCACCCCCAGACCAGCAAACTGCCTCACCAGCATCTCGGCCCCTTCATCAGATTGACGGATGGCAACATCCTCGCCCCCGATGCCAAACAGTCTCTGCTCAGCGCAGATGAAGGCCAGACCTGGCAGGCCACGCCCCTCTACGCCCAGCCGGAAAAATTTCACACCAGCAACGAACGCGCCCTGATCCAGACCCGCAAAGGAACGATCCTCCTCGTCTGTATGAATCTGGCCGAACGCAAATTCAACTGGAACGACAAACTCGGCGGACCACAGTCCGACTGCTACCTCCCCGTCTATGTCATCCGCAGTACCGATAATGGAAAAACCTGGCTCACACCTCAGATCCTGCAGGGCCACGGCTGGTGCGGTGCGGTCCGCAGCATGATCCAGACCAAATCGGGCCGCATTATCGTCGTCGTCTCCCAGTCCATCGCCAACCCCGGCAGGCACGTCTCACACACCTATTACTCTGACGATGAAGGCGAGACCTGGAAACACAGCAACATGATCGACCTCGGCGGTTCCGGCGATCATGACGGCGCGATGGAAGGCACGATTGTCGAACTCAAAGACGGACGCATCTACCAGCTGATCCGCACGAAATTCGGCCGTTTCTGGGAAGCCTTCTCTGAAGACGAAGGCGCTTCCTGGCGGACCATCCGCCCCTCGAAAATTCCCGCCAGTTCGTCCCCCGCGATTCTCAAGCGACTCGACAGCGGCCGCATCGTCATGCTCTGGAACCGCTTCCGCGATCCAGAAAAGCGCAAGGGACGCCGCGAAGAACTGTCGCTGGCCTTCTCCGACGACGACTGTCAGTCCTGGAGCAAGCCCACCGTCATCGCCCGCGATCTGACACCCCCGGGACAGAAACGCGAAAACCGCGTCTCCTATCCCTACGTCTTTGAAGCCCATCCGGGAGAACTCTGGATCACCACCATGCAGGGCCCCGTCCGTCTCAAACTCAAAGAGGCCGATTTCCTCAGCCCCTGA
- a CDS encoding prenyltransferase/squalene oxidase repeat-containing protein encodes MVGFLRMIVVGVLCLSTSLVMAAGPETAQLKASRDKAITFLKNSQNEDGTWTFSEAAGISALVTTALIESGVPLDDPTLAKALNRLSAFCQEDGRICSARSNHAGYETAVALMALQAANKSGKYDEQIKKAGQFLRSLQFDESKDVKPSDLSYGGAGYSPDGGRPDLSNTAFMIQALKAAGAKSDDPAIQKALTFVSRCQNLESEYNTSPAAAKINDGGFYYTVAAGGSSPSGKTKDEGLRSYGSMTYAGLKSMIYAGLTPKDPRVKAALDWIQKNYTVQNNPGMGDNGLYYYYQLFAKALDTADMQQVKDSKGKTHDWRKELADHLFTLQQDNGSWVNSKSNRWFEGDPNLVTAYTLLALKNCESAPPKD; translated from the coding sequence ATGGTCGGTTTTCTGCGAATGATTGTCGTCGGTGTCCTCTGCCTCAGTACCAGCCTGGTCATGGCGGCCGGACCGGAGACGGCCCAACTCAAAGCGTCCCGCGACAAAGCCATCACGTTCCTCAAGAACTCCCAGAACGAAGACGGCACTTGGACCTTCAGCGAAGCCGCGGGTATCTCTGCACTGGTCACCACCGCACTCATTGAATCGGGCGTTCCCCTCGATGATCCCACACTCGCCAAAGCACTCAACCGGCTGTCCGCTTTCTGTCAGGAAGATGGCCGCATCTGTTCGGCCCGCAGTAATCACGCTGGCTACGAAACCGCCGTCGCCCTGATGGCCCTGCAGGCCGCCAACAAATCGGGCAAATATGACGAGCAGATCAAAAAAGCGGGACAGTTCCTCCGCAGTCTGCAGTTCGATGAAAGTAAAGATGTCAAACCCAGTGATCTCTCCTACGGCGGCGCAGGCTACAGTCCTGACGGTGGTCGCCCCGACCTTTCCAACACCGCCTTCATGATCCAGGCCCTCAAAGCAGCTGGTGCAAAATCGGACGATCCCGCGATTCAGAAAGCACTGACCTTCGTCTCCCGCTGTCAGAACCTGGAAAGCGAATATAACACATCCCCAGCTGCTGCGAAGATCAACGACGGAGGCTTCTACTACACGGTCGCCGCCGGCGGATCGTCACCTTCCGGCAAAACCAAAGATGAAGGTCTCCGCTCTTACGGCAGCATGACCTACGCCGGTCTCAAAAGCATGATCTACGCCGGACTGACTCCCAAAGATCCCCGCGTCAAAGCCGCCCTGGACTGGATTCAGAAAAACTACACCGTCCAGAACAATCCCGGGATGGGCGACAACGGGCTCTACTACTATTACCAGCTGTTTGCCAAAGCACTCGACACCGCAGACATGCAGCAGGTCAAAGACAGTAAAGGTAAAACGCATGACTGGCGCAAGGAACTCGCCGACCATCTGTTTACCCTGCAGCAGGATAACGGCAGCTGGGTCAACTCCAAATCCAATCGCTGGTTTGAAGGAGACCCCAACCTGGTCACTGCCTACACGCTGCTCGCCCTGAAGAACTGCGAGTCAGCTCCCCCAAAAGATTAA
- a CDS encoding dihydrodipicolinate synthase family protein, producing the protein MTRSIKMITALGTPLTPEEDLHVEGLAAHLQDQLDHGINGFLVAGTMGLMQLLKETTYRDLVAQSVALNAGRAELLVGVGDTSYVRTLERIRMVEGYEIDGVVALAPFFIKYSQEDLIEYYRSLADASSRPLFLYDLPQTTGTKLEVETVLQLAQHPNIHGIKCSDHFVTIRPVMDAIGDEFRVIIAQPTLMDVLLRTGVTEHLDGIYGVVPEWIATMVTATEQEDWETLAAAQQDLSELLRVLQTFSAPLFSSVTSLLNRRGIPGNFAPRPMRPITAAEEAELFELPIVQKIFAGKTVTAADENVTL; encoded by the coding sequence ATGACCCGTTCAATTAAGATGATCACCGCCCTGGGGACGCCGTTGACTCCGGAAGAAGACCTGCATGTGGAGGGACTGGCAGCGCACCTGCAGGACCAGCTGGATCACGGCATCAACGGATTCCTGGTCGCGGGGACGATGGGGTTGATGCAGTTGCTCAAGGAGACGACTTATCGCGACCTGGTGGCGCAGAGCGTGGCGTTGAACGCCGGTCGGGCAGAACTGCTGGTCGGGGTTGGCGATACCAGTTATGTGCGGACGCTGGAACGGATCCGGATGGTGGAAGGGTATGAGATTGACGGCGTGGTCGCGCTGGCTCCTTTTTTCATTAAATACAGCCAGGAAGACCTGATCGAATATTACCGGTCGCTGGCGGATGCGAGTTCGCGGCCTTTGTTTCTATACGATCTGCCCCAGACGACGGGCACGAAGCTGGAAGTCGAGACCGTGCTGCAGTTGGCGCAACATCCGAACATTCACGGGATCAAGTGTTCGGATCATTTTGTGACGATCCGGCCGGTGATGGATGCGATTGGCGATGAGTTTCGCGTGATCATCGCCCAGCCGACGCTGATGGATGTGCTGCTGCGTACGGGGGTCACCGAGCATCTGGACGGGATCTACGGCGTGGTGCCGGAATGGATCGCTACGATGGTGACGGCGACGGAACAGGAAGACTGGGAGACACTGGCGGCAGCGCAGCAGGATCTGTCTGAATTACTGCGGGTGTTGCAGACGTTTTCGGCACCGCTGTTTTCATCAGTGACTTCACTGTTGAACCGGCGGGGCATTCCCGGCAACTTTGCACCGCGACCGATGCGTCCGATTACGGCTGCGGAAGAGGCCGAGTTGTTTGAACTGCCGATCGTGCAGAAGATCTTTGCCGGGAAGACGGTCACTGCAGCCGATGAGAATGTAACGCTGTAA
- a CDS encoding PSD1 and planctomycete cytochrome C domain-containing protein, translating to MTTHNRIQTGSFVTAAIFILLAGSLSAAEPAPSSDKQLEFFELHIRPILIEKCADCHTGEADAESPLALQSRADLLKGGDFGPAIVPGKPQASLLFQSIQRTHKELKMPPDAEDRLNAETLGHFKRWIEWGAPWPEEKTKSRTTADAKSAEKLTTSHWCFLPRQEVTPPAIDDPHWSRTAIDRFIYARLQTEQLTPVPLADRRTLIRRATFDLTGLPPTPQEITDFLNDPAADETAFATVVDRLLASPAYGERWGRHWLDVARYADTQGDVGDFPIPGAYLYRNWVIDALNADLPYDQFLTAQLAGDILSQQESDPARARQLKIATGFIALSRRFGNSRFDDQHLTIDDTIDTIGRGLMGVTLKCARCHDHKFDPMLATDYYGLYGIFESTLYPSMGASNQPSPTQLVSAENTPGSQQKIDAYWKLLSHYQHQIRNHFRPWLKPTLEEYKQVAAKIKQAKAEGKSFEKLEARRQKLLAMHKGKFRELMIHGLPWLKQEKARLVKQPPVEMLYAVIDGKPHHSRLHRRGDPENQGEVVPRQFISVISESKPDLDKQHSGRLELARWLTDPEHPLTARVIVNRLWYHHFGQGLVKTVDNFGVLGETPSHPELLDYLASQLIAHQWSLKALHRQIMLSRVYRLDSRDQPENSRRDPDNVYLWKHTRRRLDAESIRDAMLFVSGELDREQGGPHPFIPWHKKGYSLNGPFHEVYETNKRSVYLMTQRLYKHPFLGRFNGPETNETSGSRHSSHLPTQALYLLNAPFVPQQAAALARRIKQTYSTPAEQVELAWQLAYGRSPTKSEQADALEFLKTYQAQLTTEQKQKSSKEAPSAWTGLAKVLLTSNEFFFVD from the coding sequence ATGACGACACACAATCGAATTCAGACCGGCAGCTTCGTGACCGCAGCGATCTTCATCCTGCTGGCAGGCTCGCTCTCCGCCGCGGAACCGGCCCCTTCCAGTGACAAACAGCTCGAATTCTTTGAACTGCATATTCGCCCGATCCTGATCGAAAAATGTGCCGACTGCCACACTGGTGAAGCAGACGCGGAAAGCCCGCTCGCCCTGCAGTCCCGCGCCGACCTGCTCAAAGGAGGCGACTTCGGCCCCGCCATCGTCCCCGGCAAACCTCAGGCCAGCCTGCTCTTTCAATCCATTCAGCGCACCCACAAAGAACTGAAAATGCCCCCCGATGCGGAAGATCGGCTCAATGCCGAAACACTGGGCCACTTCAAACGCTGGATCGAATGGGGCGCCCCCTGGCCGGAAGAAAAAACAAAATCACGCACCACTGCCGACGCAAAGTCAGCCGAAAAACTGACCACCAGCCACTGGTGCTTCCTGCCCCGCCAGGAAGTCACGCCACCGGCAATTGACGATCCCCACTGGTCCAGGACCGCCATCGATCGCTTCATCTATGCCCGCCTGCAGACAGAACAGCTGACGCCCGTACCGCTCGCCGACCGCAGAACACTGATCCGCCGGGCCACTTTCGATCTCACCGGTCTGCCGCCGACGCCGCAGGAAATCACCGACTTTCTCAACGATCCCGCTGCAGACGAAACCGCGTTCGCCACAGTCGTCGATCGCCTGCTCGCCTCCCCCGCTTACGGGGAACGCTGGGGTCGCCACTGGCTGGACGTCGCCCGCTACGCAGACACCCAAGGAGACGTCGGCGACTTCCCGATTCCCGGCGCCTACCTCTACCGCAACTGGGTCATCGACGCGCTCAATGCCGATCTCCCCTACGATCAGTTTCTCACCGCCCAGCTCGCCGGCGACATTCTCTCCCAACAGGAATCCGATCCGGCCCGGGCCCGTCAGCTCAAAATCGCCACCGGCTTCATCGCCCTCTCCCGCCGGTTCGGCAACTCCCGTTTTGATGATCAGCACCTCACCATCGACGACACCATCGATACCATCGGCCGCGGACTCATGGGCGTCACACTGAAATGCGCCCGTTGTCACGATCACAAGTTTGATCCGATGCTCGCCACCGACTACTACGGACTCTACGGCATTTTCGAAAGCACCCTCTACCCCAGCATGGGCGCTTCCAATCAGCCCTCTCCCACGCAACTGGTCTCCGCGGAAAACACGCCCGGTTCCCAACAAAAAATCGACGCCTACTGGAAGCTGCTCAGCCACTATCAGCACCAGATCCGCAATCATTTCCGCCCCTGGCTCAAACCGACGCTCGAAGAATACAAACAGGTCGCCGCGAAGATTAAACAGGCCAAAGCGGAAGGCAAATCCTTTGAAAAACTGGAAGCCCGTCGGCAGAAACTCCTCGCCATGCATAAAGGGAAATTCCGCGAACTGATGATCCACGGCCTCCCCTGGCTCAAACAGGAGAAGGCCCGCCTGGTCAAGCAGCCCCCCGTGGAGATGCTCTACGCCGTCATCGATGGCAAACCGCATCACAGCCGCCTGCATCGCCGCGGGGATCCCGAGAACCAGGGTGAAGTCGTCCCCCGCCAGTTCATCAGCGTCATCTCGGAATCGAAACCGGACCTCGACAAACAGCACTCGGGACGCCTCGAACTGGCCCGCTGGCTGACCGATCCGGAACACCCCCTCACCGCCCGCGTGATCGTCAACCGGCTCTGGTATCACCACTTTGGACAGGGACTCGTCAAAACCGTCGATAATTTCGGCGTCCTGGGCGAAACCCCCTCCCATCCGGAACTGCTCGATTATCTGGCCAGTCAACTGATCGCACACCAGTGGTCGCTCAAAGCCCTGCATCGCCAGATCATGCTCTCTCGCGTCTATCGCCTCGACAGCCGGGACCAGCCGGAAAACAGTCGCCGCGATCCAGACAACGTCTACCTCTGGAAACACACACGCCGTCGCCTCGACGCCGAATCCATCCGCGATGCCATGCTCTTCGTCTCCGGCGAACTCGACCGCGAACAGGGGGGCCCGCACCCGTTCATTCCCTGGCATAAAAAAGGCTACAGCCTCAACGGTCCCTTCCACGAAGTGTACGAGACCAACAAACGCAGCGTCTACCTGATGACGCAGCGGCTCTATAAGCATCCCTTCCTGGGTCGCTTTAACGGCCCCGAAACCAACGAAACTTCAGGCAGTCGGCACAGTTCGCATCTGCCCACACAGGCACTCTACCTGCTGAACGCCCCCTTTGTTCCTCAGCAGGCCGCCGCCCTGGCCCGCCGCATCAAACAGACCTATTCGACCCCCGCAGAACAGGTGGAACTCGCCTGGCAACTGGCCTATGGTCGCAGCCCGACCAAATCCGAACAGGCAGACGCCCTTGAGTTTCTCAAAACGTATCAGGCACAACTGACGACAGAACAAAAGCAGAAATCGTCGAAAGAGGCTCCTTCCGCCTGGACCGGGCTGGCTAAAGTCCTGCTCACCAGCAACGAGTTCTTTTTTGTCGACTGA
- a CDS encoding alpha/beta hydrolase, giving the protein MRRWALLSFVVAGMICGLLSAAEAREPDAVIDIWPGMAPGETTKNTGEKLPRRENENPPATRVKDITRPQLFVYQPPAGKRNGSAVLIFPGGGYSYVVTDKEGSEAAEWLNSMGITAFVVHYRTKPGKTPPKRANEKLPPFSERPLQDGQRALSLVRERAKEWDLKPDRIGVIGFSAGGQAAALVTSRFDERAYPAQDATDKISCRPDFSLLIYPWRLVDDKTGKLNEVFTVSKKTPPVFMAHAHDDHATPLSSILYYTALKNNGVGAELHIYETGGHGYGMRPVADSNVDTWTDRAADWLRLRKLASPERD; this is encoded by the coding sequence ATGAGGCGGTGGGCGCTACTGTCATTCGTTGTTGCGGGTATGATTTGTGGACTGTTGAGTGCAGCCGAGGCACGCGAGCCGGATGCGGTGATTGACATCTGGCCCGGGATGGCGCCGGGTGAAACCACAAAGAACACCGGGGAAAAACTGCCGCGACGTGAAAATGAAAATCCGCCGGCAACCCGCGTGAAAGATATTACGCGACCGCAGCTGTTTGTCTATCAGCCACCGGCCGGCAAACGGAACGGGTCGGCCGTGCTGATCTTTCCCGGCGGGGGCTATAGCTATGTCGTGACCGACAAAGAAGGTTCGGAGGCCGCCGAGTGGCTGAATTCGATGGGGATCACGGCGTTTGTCGTGCATTACCGGACCAAGCCTGGCAAGACACCTCCGAAGCGGGCAAACGAAAAACTGCCGCCGTTTTCCGAACGTCCTCTGCAGGACGGGCAGCGGGCCTTGAGCCTGGTGCGTGAGCGGGCGAAAGAGTGGGACCTCAAGCCGGACCGGATTGGCGTGATCGGTTTTTCAGCAGGCGGTCAGGCAGCGGCGCTGGTAACGTCTCGCTTTGACGAACGGGCTTATCCGGCACAGGATGCGACCGACAAAATTTCGTGTCGGCCGGACTTCAGCCTGCTGATTTATCCCTGGCGGCTGGTGGATGACAAGACCGGGAAGCTGAATGAAGTTTTCACGGTTTCGAAAAAGACCCCACCGGTGTTCATGGCACACGCGCATGATGACCACGCGACACCCTTGAGCAGTATTCTGTATTATACGGCTCTCAAAAATAACGGCGTCGGGGCCGAACTGCACATCTATGAAACAGGTGGTCACGGCTACGGAATGCGACCGGTGGCTGATTCGAACGTCGACACCTGGACCGACCGCGCCGCAGACTGGCTGCGGCTGCGAAAACTGGCGTCGCCGGAACGCGATTAA
- a CDS encoding FadR/GntR family transcriptional regulator — MNTLQSDSPVTGSDSKTLSADLAEQLCARIRNDRLAPGTRLGTEADLASEFGVSRTVVREAVGSLRGLGVVVGRQGLGLCVGEADNFSTVLRNALVPQVASPEGWRELQQLRAVIEIGSISLAVELISTEEIIRLQTIVAEMKRVMHNFEQDPEGTSKSYKELDCLFHETILAASHGNFVQQFHGVLLDYFHAGDLYGHPPRESGLREHEQIANAIADRDVDLATRYLTQHLQPQLKAPSAE; from the coding sequence ATGAACACGCTGCAGAGTGATTCTCCGGTTACCGGTTCCGACTCCAAGACCCTCAGCGCTGATCTGGCCGAACAGCTCTGCGCCCGGATCCGCAACGATCGCCTCGCCCCCGGCACCCGCCTGGGAACCGAAGCCGATCTGGCCAGCGAATTCGGTGTCTCAAGGACCGTCGTCCGCGAAGCCGTCGGTTCACTCCGCGGTCTGGGTGTGGTCGTCGGCAGACAGGGCCTTGGGCTCTGCGTCGGCGAAGCAGACAACTTCTCCACGGTCCTCCGCAATGCACTCGTTCCCCAGGTGGCCAGCCCCGAAGGCTGGCGCGAACTGCAGCAGCTGCGTGCGGTAATTGAAATCGGTTCGATTTCCCTGGCCGTCGAGTTGATCTCCACTGAAGAAATCATCCGCCTGCAGACCATCGTCGCAGAGATGAAACGCGTGATGCACAACTTCGAACAGGACCCCGAGGGGACCAGCAAATCTTACAAAGAGCTCGACTGCCTGTTTCACGAAACCATCCTGGCCGCCTCCCATGGAAACTTTGTGCAACAGTTTCACGGCGTCCTGCTCGATTACTTCCACGCCGGCGACTTGTACGGTCATCCGCCCCGCGAGAGCGGGCTCCGTGAACACGAACAGATCGCCAACGCCATCGCCGACCGCGATGTCGACCTGGCTACCAGATACCTGACACAACACCTGCAGCCGCAATTAAAAGCGCCCAGCGCAGAATAA
- a CDS encoding pyridoxal-phosphate dependent enzyme, which translates to MESELFTLGEGETPLVRSRRIGPSVGLEHLYFKLETVNPTGSYKDRFAAAAMTEMLSQGKRRVVTCSSGNAGSALAAYSAAAGMECQVAVFIGAPENKLKQMLAYGAQVWRIEGFGADPEISRATFKCLKQIGNSADAALQVSSYQFNPVGMAGVEQIGHELVRQTADLGRSIDHVVCCAGGGGLLLAVYRGLQAALAGNEEAEFPAIHCVQPAGNNTIAGPLREGSSQARACESTTAVGGLQVASVLDGHEVIRVCRETGGNGYLVPDEYTFEVQARLAREEGIFCEPAAAVSLAGVLRAVAQGEIASEETVVCLITGSGFKDQSAIDRMLSDTVCPVISLAEFQHQNS; encoded by the coding sequence ATGGAATCTGAATTGTTTACGTTGGGAGAGGGGGAGACTCCCCTGGTACGTTCGCGGCGGATTGGGCCGTCGGTGGGGCTCGAACATCTGTATTTCAAACTGGAGACGGTGAATCCGACCGGTTCTTATAAAGATCGCTTTGCGGCAGCCGCGATGACCGAGATGCTGTCGCAGGGGAAGCGGCGCGTGGTGACCTGTTCGAGTGGAAATGCCGGTTCTGCGCTGGCTGCCTACAGTGCGGCAGCGGGGATGGAATGCCAGGTGGCAGTTTTCATTGGTGCTCCTGAGAACAAGCTGAAACAGATGCTGGCCTATGGTGCGCAGGTCTGGCGAATTGAAGGGTTCGGTGCGGATCCGGAAATCAGCCGGGCGACTTTCAAGTGTCTCAAGCAGATCGGAAACAGTGCCGATGCGGCGCTACAGGTGAGCAGTTATCAGTTCAACCCGGTCGGGATGGCGGGCGTGGAACAGATTGGCCACGAGCTCGTCAGGCAGACTGCTGATCTGGGACGATCGATCGATCATGTGGTCTGCTGTGCGGGAGGCGGGGGACTGTTACTGGCCGTGTATCGTGGTCTACAGGCCGCGCTCGCGGGAAATGAGGAAGCCGAGTTTCCCGCGATTCACTGCGTCCAGCCGGCAGGGAACAACACGATTGCCGGTCCACTCAGAGAGGGGAGCAGTCAGGCCCGCGCCTGTGAGAGCACGACGGCGGTCGGGGGACTGCAGGTGGCGAGTGTGCTGGATGGGCATGAGGTGATCCGGGTCTGCAGAGAGACCGGCGGGAACGGTTACCTGGTCCCGGATGAATATACCTTCGAGGTGCAGGCCCGCCTGGCACGCGAAGAAGGAATTTTCTGTGAACCGGCGGCAGCGGTTTCGCTGGCGGGGGTATTGCGGGCAGTGGCGCAGGGAGAGATTGCGTCTGAAGAAACGGTAGTCTGTCTGATTACCGGAAGCGGTTTTAAAGATCAAAGCGCGATTGATCGGATGCTGTCGGACACGGTCTGTCCCGTCATCAGCCTGGCGGAATTTCAGCATCAAAATTCTTGA